Proteins from a genomic interval of Zingiber officinale cultivar Zhangliang chromosome 1B, Zo_v1.1, whole genome shotgun sequence:
- the LOC122049260 gene encoding zinc-finger homeodomain protein 4-like, translated as MDVSGHEGDLMPIPMASVYVGGHDSPPPLRSHHHRSSCSTKNAAGIKYRECLKNHAAAIGGIATDGCGEFMPSGREGTLEALKCSACGCHRNFHRKETEGEEELEREPSPLEYLPLHSLRGRKGALLFPRVTTVPHRAMLMPLQHASESGEMMALMGPPALPPPHLAAKRRFRTKFTAEQKEKMMGFAQKVGWRLQREEEGLVQQFCQEIGVKRRAFKVWMHNNKHNYSAKNNSADH; from the coding sequence ATGGATGTTTCTGGCCACGAAGGAGATCTGATGCCAATCCCGATGGCCAGTGTCTATGTTGGCGGCCATGACAGCCCTCCTCCCCTCCGTAGTCACCACCACCGCAGCTCATGCAGCACTAAGAATGCGGCGGGCATCAAGTACAGGGAGTGCCTCAAGAACCACGCGGCGGCCATCGGAGGCATTGCCACCGACGGCTGCGGCGAGTTCATGCCTAGCGGCAGGGAGGGCACCCTTGAAGCCCTGAAGTGCTCTGCCTGCGGCTGCCACCGGAACTTCCACAGGAAGGAGACAGAAGGCGAGGAGGAGCTGGAGCGGGAGCCTTCTCCGTTGGAGTACCTGCCGCTTCATAGCCTAAGAGGAAGAAAGGGGGCTCTCCTCTTTCCGAGGGTCACAACCGTCCCCCACCGCGCCATGCTCATGCCTCTCCAGCATGCCTCGGAGTCGGGCGAGATGATGGCACTAATGGGGCCGCCGGCGCTGCCGCCGCCGCATCTGGCGGCGAAGAGAAGGTTCCGGACCAAGTTCACTGCCGAGCAGAAGGAGAAGATGATGGGGTTCGCGCAGAAGGTGGGGTGGAGGCTGCAGAGGGAGGAGGAGGGACTGGTGCAGCAGTTCTGCCAGGAGATTGGGGTGAAGAGGAGGGCGTTCAAGGTGTGGATGCACAACAACAAGCACAATTACTCGGCCAAGAACAATTCTGCTGACCACTGA